The Megalobrama amblycephala isolate DHTTF-2021 linkage group LG7, ASM1881202v1, whole genome shotgun sequence genome window below encodes:
- the LOC125271361 gene encoding histone-lysine N-methyltransferase ash1-like isoform X1, whose product MLKSKRRKTPLQDAEDHMTRRADKPGLQEQFISKYKGRGVFTTRAFFRRDFVLEYRGELLSSEESLDRTEHYTEAENAFLFDFQWRGRNWCMDASKEDCSLGRLVNDEHRNPTCKMRTLEVSRKPHLCLFAVRDILPGEEITFNHGYSDWPWRVKPLNQASTESSDKKPSISLGPQRSPHCAAPVSSPGLDEVNSSGPHKQSGKARTSRKTKRFQSRLAKLRKHHEDSYERFNRAEIENERNKIAKQLSQKDCLSSLVASATDASSSSAPCAVSTSVMTSSPSPYYRLPEGTLQLAKMSKVLIAMEKGTLSDFKGKKLDDIEIDPNEQLEAQGDSMSSDEEDYSDVSQTAAPAETDPPVQSDQSGSQEDQGSSNAPKKKWEDNEVKAVERHMMKFIKTCKVPGKQVCERCIHAEPEALKQRTWTRVKNYVRNRITTLKRKGGL is encoded by the exons aTGCTGAAAAGCAAAAGGCGTAAAACACCTCTGCAGGATGCAGAGGATCACATGACCCGTAGAGCTGATAAGCCTGGGCTTCAAGAGCAGTTCATCAGCAAATATAAAG GGCGTGGGGTTTTCACCACTAGAGCTTTTTTCAGACGTGATTTCGTTCTTGAATACAGAGGTGAACTTCTGAGTTCAGAAGAAAGTCTTGACCGAACTGAACACTACACTGAGGCCGAGAACGCGTTCCTGTTTGACTTTCAGTGGCGTGGCAGAAATTGGTG CATGGATGCATCTAAAGAAGACTGTTCCTTGGGAAGACTTGTAAATGACGAACACAGAAATCCTACTTGCAAAATGAGAACCCTTGAAGTGAGCAGGAAACCTCACCTGTGTCTCTTTGCTGTGCGAGACATTCTACCAGGGGAAGAAATCACTTTCAATCACGGATACTCAGACTGGCCATGGCGAGTCAAG CCTTTGAATCAAGCATCAACTGAATCCTCTGATAAAAAGCCATCCATCAGTTTGGGTCCGCAGAGATCG CCCCATTGTGCTGCTCCTGTTTCTTCACCTGGATTGGACGAGGTGAACAGCAGTGGTCCACATAAGCAGTCAGGCAAAGCAAGAACATCAAGAAAAACG AAGCGGTTTCAATCAAGACTGgcaaaattaagaaaacatcaTGAAGATTCCTATGAACGTTTTAACAGAGCAGAAATTGAAAATGAACGCAATAAGATTGCTAAACAGCTATCACAAAAAGATTGTTTG TCATCCTTAGTCGCGTCTGCAACTGATGCATCCTCTTCATCGGCACCCTGTGCTGTGTCCACCTCTGTGATGACCTCATCACCGTCACCGTATTACCGGTTACCAGAGGGGACACTGCAGTTGGCAAAAATGAGTAAAGTCCTAATTGCCATGGAGAAAGGAACACTGTCTGACTTCAAAGGAAAGAAACTTGACGACATTGAAATTGACCCAAATG AGCAACTTGAGGCTCAAGGTGATTCCATGTCAAGTGATGAGGAGGATTACAGTGACGTATCTCAGACAGCAGCACCAGCAGAGACTGATCCACCTGTTCAATCTGATCAATCCGGTTCACAAGAGGATCAAG GTTCTTCAAATGCTCCAAAAAAGAAATGGGAGGACAATGAGGTAAAAGCAGTAGAGAGACACATGATGAAGTTCATCAAGACATGCAAAGTTCCTGGTAAGCAAGTCTGTGAAAGATGCATTCACGCAGAGCCAGAAGCTTTGAAGCAGCGAACATGGACTCGTGTGAAAAATTATGTGCGGAACAGGATCACGACTCTTAAAAGAAAGGGTGGTTTGTGA
- the LOC125271361 gene encoding uncharacterized protein LOC125271361 isoform X2 encodes MLKSKRRKTPLQDAEDHMTRRADKPGLQEQFISKYKGRGVFTTRAFFRRDFVLEYRGELLSSEESLDRTEHYTEAENAFLFDFQWRGRNWCMDASKEDCSLGRLVNDEHRNPTCKMRTLEVSRKPHLCLFAVRDILPGEEITFNHGYSDWPWRVKPLNQASTESSDKKPSISLGPQRSPHCAAPVSSPGLDEVNSSGPHKQSGKARTSRKTSSLVASATDASSSSAPCAVSTSVMTSSPSPYYRLPEGTLQLAKMSKVLIAMEKGTLSDFKGKKLDDIEIDPNEQLEAQGDSMSSDEEDYSDVSQTAAPAETDPPVQSDQSGSQEDQGSSNAPKKKWEDNEVKAVERHMMKFIKTCKVPGKQVCERCIHAEPEALKQRTWTRVKNYVRNRITTLKRKGGL; translated from the exons aTGCTGAAAAGCAAAAGGCGTAAAACACCTCTGCAGGATGCAGAGGATCACATGACCCGTAGAGCTGATAAGCCTGGGCTTCAAGAGCAGTTCATCAGCAAATATAAAG GGCGTGGGGTTTTCACCACTAGAGCTTTTTTCAGACGTGATTTCGTTCTTGAATACAGAGGTGAACTTCTGAGTTCAGAAGAAAGTCTTGACCGAACTGAACACTACACTGAGGCCGAGAACGCGTTCCTGTTTGACTTTCAGTGGCGTGGCAGAAATTGGTG CATGGATGCATCTAAAGAAGACTGTTCCTTGGGAAGACTTGTAAATGACGAACACAGAAATCCTACTTGCAAAATGAGAACCCTTGAAGTGAGCAGGAAACCTCACCTGTGTCTCTTTGCTGTGCGAGACATTCTACCAGGGGAAGAAATCACTTTCAATCACGGATACTCAGACTGGCCATGGCGAGTCAAG CCTTTGAATCAAGCATCAACTGAATCCTCTGATAAAAAGCCATCCATCAGTTTGGGTCCGCAGAGATCG CCCCATTGTGCTGCTCCTGTTTCTTCACCTGGATTGGACGAGGTGAACAGCAGTGGTCCACATAAGCAGTCAGGCAAAGCAAGAACATCAAGAAAAACG TCATCCTTAGTCGCGTCTGCAACTGATGCATCCTCTTCATCGGCACCCTGTGCTGTGTCCACCTCTGTGATGACCTCATCACCGTCACCGTATTACCGGTTACCAGAGGGGACACTGCAGTTGGCAAAAATGAGTAAAGTCCTAATTGCCATGGAGAAAGGAACACTGTCTGACTTCAAAGGAAAGAAACTTGACGACATTGAAATTGACCCAAATG AGCAACTTGAGGCTCAAGGTGATTCCATGTCAAGTGATGAGGAGGATTACAGTGACGTATCTCAGACAGCAGCACCAGCAGAGACTGATCCACCTGTTCAATCTGATCAATCCGGTTCACAAGAGGATCAAG GTTCTTCAAATGCTCCAAAAAAGAAATGGGAGGACAATGAGGTAAAAGCAGTAGAGAGACACATGATGAAGTTCATCAAGACATGCAAAGTTCCTGGTAAGCAAGTCTGTGAAAGATGCATTCACGCAGAGCCAGAAGCTTTGAAGCAGCGAACATGGACTCGTGTGAAAAATTATGTGCGGAACAGGATCACGACTCTTAAAAGAAAGGGTGGTTTGTGA